From the genome of Vicia villosa cultivar HV-30 ecotype Madison, WI linkage group LG2, Vvil1.0, whole genome shotgun sequence, one region includes:
- the LOC131653978 gene encoding uncharacterized protein LOC131653978 has protein sequence MNGSGLGGGFLSGGGILDIKSPFHRHGKQHHMNIMTGLENQNDNKNGLIDVKNLNVGLNFGKGKAIVSSNDNDMSEDDEAEDGNCENFFDGGKGKKGSPWQRMKWTDDVVGLLIAVVSCVGDDGTIGGGDGVKRKSAVLQKKGKWKTVSKIMISKGCHVSPQQCEDKFNDLNKRYKRLNEILGRGTCCQVVENPALMDSMTNLSGKAKDDVRKILSSKHLFYKEMCAYHNGQRVPSSHDLDLHGYSLEHGKDSRDNDGSEDDDDDNNESEDDEMDDEININAHGDGGRRTEEFFRDRDKLSEEDGHGHGHSWPPSIRMKKLEVEMAKVFQDPAKSPWERREWIKAQLLQLQEQNAEYQVKALELQKQRFKWLRYCSKKDREMEKMKMENKRMKLENDRRILKLKQREQEADFSRSEMSLDAATIGINKQQGREHINLARQQ, from the coding sequence ATGAATGGTTCAGGTTTAGGTGGTGGTTTTTTGAGTGGTGGGGGTATTTTGGACATTAAATCTCCATTTCATAGGCATGGTAAACAACACCATATGAATATCATGACTGGTTTGGAAAATCAAAATGATAACAAAAATGGTTTAATTGATGTGAAAAATTTGAATGTTGGGTTGAATTTCGGTAAAGGAAAAGCAATTGTTAGCTCGAATGATAATGATATGAGCGAAGACGATGAGGCGGAAGATGGGAATTGCGAGAATTTTTTTGACGGTGGTAAAGGAAAAAAGGGGTCTCCGTGGCAGAGAATGAAGTGGACGGATGATGTGGTTGGGCTGCTTATAGCGGTGGTGAGTTGCGTTGGTGACGATGGGACGATTGGTGGTGGAGATGGTGTTAAGAGGAAGTCAGCTGTTTTACAGAAGAAGGGTAAGTGGAAAACGGTTTCGAAGATAATGATAAGTAAGGGTTGTCATGTTTCGCCGCAGCAGTGTGAGGATAAGTTTAATGATTTGAATAAGAGGTATAAGAGATTGAATGAGATACTTGGTAGGGGAACTTGTTGTCAGGTGGTTGAGAATCCTGCGTTGATGGATTCGATGACGAATTTGTCTGGTAAGGCGAAAGATGATGTTAGGAAGATATTGAGTTCGAAACATTTGTTTTATAAGGAAATGTGTGCTTACCATAATGGACAAAGGGTACCGAGTAGCCACGATCTTGACTTGCATGGTTATTCGTTGGAGCATGGGAAGGACTCAAGAGATAACGATGGCTCTGAGGATGATGATGACGATAACAATGAAAGTGAGGACGATGAGATGGATGATGAGATTAATATTAATGCTCATGGGGATGGAGGGAGGAGGACGGAGGAGTTTTTTCGTGATCGAGATAAATTAAGTGAGGAGGATGGCCATGGCCATGGCCACTCTTGGCCGCCATCTATTAGGATGAAGAAACTTGAGGTTGAAATGGCAAAGGTTTTTCAAGACCCTGCAAAGTCACCGTGGGAGCGAAGAGAATGGATTAAGGCACAACTGTTGCAGCTTCAAGAGCAAAATGCAGAGTACCAAGTCAAGGCTCTTGAGCTTCAGAAACAACGGTTTAAGTGGTTAAGATACTGCAGCAAGAAGGATAGggagatggagaagatgaagatggaaaaCAAGCGAATGAAATTGGAAAATGACCGCAGGATATTGAAACTGAAGCAGAGAGAGCAGGAGGCAGATTTCAGTAGGTCCGAGATGTCCTTAGACGCTGCAACCATCGGTATCAACAAGCAGCAAGGGAGAGAACATATCAACTTGGCTAGACAGCAGTAG
- the LOC131653977 gene encoding ADP,ATP carrier protein, mitochondrial-like — MADNRRHQYPTLAQKFGSQLHLRSNLSSSNAVFVPSPSEKNFASFATDFLMGGVSAAVSKSAAAPIERVKLLIQNQDELIKAGRLSEPYKGIGDCFGRTIKDEGFASLWRGNTVNVIRYFPTQAFNFAFKDYFKKLFNFKQERDGYWKVFVGNLASGAAAGASSSVFVYSLDYARTRLSSDAKSVKKGGERQFNGLVDVYKKTYQSDGIVGLYRGFNVSIVGITVYRGLYFGMYDSLKPVVLVGSFQDNFLASFVLGWVVTVGASVASYPFDTVRRRMMMTSGEAVKYKSSMDAFKQIVKSEGPKSLFKGAGANILRAVAGAGVLASYDKLQVIMLGKKYGSGGA, encoded by the exons ATGGCTGATAATAGGAGGCACCAATATCCAACACTAGCACAAAAGTTTGGTTCTCAACTTCATCTAAGATCCAACCTTTCATCCTCAAATGCAGTGTTTGTTCCATCACCATCAGAGaaaaactttgcaagttttgCAACTGATTTTCTGATGGGAGGAGTTTCTGCAGCGGTTTCGAAATCTGCAGCTGCTCCTATCGAACGCGTGAAGCTTCTGATTCAAAATCAAGACGAGTTGATCAAGGCTGGTAGACTTTCCGAACCTTACAAAGGAATTGGAGATTGTTTCGGTAGAACAATCAAAGACGAAGGGTTTGCTTCGCTTTGGAGAGGAAACACGGTCAATGTTATCCGATATTTCCCaacgcag GCCTTCAACTTTGCATTCAAAGATTACTTCAAGAAGCTATTTAACTTCAAGCAAGAGAGAGATGGATATTGGAAAGTGTTTGTGGGAAATCTTGCATCTGGTGCAGCAGCAGGAGCTTCATCTTCCGTATTTGTTTACTCATTGGATTACGCCCGAACGCGTCTTTCAAGTGACGCGAAGTCAGTGAAGAAAGGCGGAGAGAGACAGTTCAATGGCCTGGTTGATGTCTACAAGAAGACATATCAATCAGACGGTATTGTTGGCCTTTATCGCGGTTTCAACGTTTCGATTGTTGGAATTACTGTCTACCGCGGATTGTATTTCGGAATGTATGATTCTCTTAAACCAGTGGTCTTAGTAGGATCATTTCAG GATAATTTCCTTGCTAGCTTTGTTCTAGGATGGGTAGTTACAGTTGGAGCTAGTGTTGCATCTTACCCTTTCGACACGGTTCGTAGAAGAATGATGATGACATCAGGTGAAGCAGTGAAGTACAAGAGTTCAATGGATGCTTTCAAACAAATTGTGAAAAGTGAAGGTCCAAAATCTCTCTTCAAAGGTGCTGGTGCAAACATACTTAGAGCAGTTGCTGGTGCTGGTGTGCTTGCAAGTTATGATAAACTTCAGGTGATTATGTTGGGAAAGAAATATGGTTCTGGTGGAGCTTAG